The Opitutus sp. DNA window TGTTCGCGGGACGGCACCCGCGAGCTGCTGCGCACCGAAATTGCGCCCCTGGTGGCCAAGATCATTTATCACGAGGTCAACCAAGGCAAAGGCGCAGCCCTGCGCACGGGTTTCGCCGCCGTGACGGGTGACGTGGTGATCATTCAAGACGCCGACCTCGAATACGATCCGAACGAATACCCCAAACTGCTCGCCCCGATCGAACGCGGACAGGCCGACGTGGTGTTCGGCTCGCGCTTCGCGGGTGGAGAGGCGCACCGCGTGGTTTATTTCTGGCACATGGTGGGCAACAAGTTCCTCACCCTGCTCTCCAACATGTGCACCAACCTTAACCTCACCGACATGGAAACCTGTTATAAGGTGTTCAAGCGCGGGGTTATCCAGCAGATTCAAATCGAGGAAAACCGCTTTGGTTTTGAGCCGGAGATCACCGCCAAGGTGGCCAAACTGGATGTGGTGATATACGAAGTCGGCATCAGCTATTACGGACGCACCTATAAAGAAGGTAAAAAGATCGGCTGGCGCGACGGCGTGCGCGCGCTCTACGCGATTTTGAAGTACAACCTGTTCCGGTAAAACGCGGCCAGTCGAGCGGAGCGGACAACAAAACGCCGACACCCCGAAAAGGGTGCCGGCGTTTTGCTGTACAGAAAAGAGCGACCTAGGGCCGCCCCGAGCGGGCTTATTCTTTGGCCTTACGGGCGATGAGCAGGGTGATGCCGCCGAAGGCGGCGAAAATCCCGCCCCA harbors:
- a CDS encoding glycosyltransferase family 2 protein yields the protein MKLSIVIPCYNEVGTIRSIVDRVRAAPVADKEIIIVDDCSRDGTRELLRTEIAPLVAKIIYHEVNQGKGAALRTGFAAVTGDVVIIQDADLEYDPNEYPKLLAPIERGQADVVFGSRFAGGEAHRVVYFWHMVGNKFLTLLSNMCTNLNLTDMETCYKVFKRGVIQQIQIEENRFGFEPEITAKVAKLDVVIYEVGISYYGRTYKEGKKIGWRDGVRALYAILKYNLFR